Proteins encoded together in one Styela clava chromosome 12, kaStyClav1.hap1.2, whole genome shotgun sequence window:
- the LOC120329476 gene encoding uncharacterized protein LOC120329476 isoform X1, which produces MSILVESQVNVTEHPIIMNSTVMNGTTTPYDYLVDQNKLFTFAGAVTVTTFLGILSLFGMFANLITFIVILRMKKTIFSMILASLCLSDFLSALDSPFVIYRSTFGYRYYEASEAVCKIAQAVDFWTTILTIQHILIFAILRLISVSNPHKFRKVNTKHATFIVAFIWIETLLVGFVCFVLWPGVHMPPAHAFGGRSCRMQRKWVPMAMIYSIYIFPILLYLPMLLVVVVCVILCIVILRKRFKPSGENFSITHRRSANTEKKENYALLQLTLIVASFLFGYIPDISYRATAIISKSRKAPLTPRVEWLYSVIAHCLLRISECLNPIFYNLGSSSKMRRATFAFLRKCAHLTPTVGSRSSKSISSSRSGNPSTPQLATTRI; this is translated from the exons agACCAGAACAAGCTCTTCACATTTGCTGGTGCAGTAACAGTTACAACTTTTCTAGGAATTCTTTCCTTATTTGGGATGTTCGCGAATCTTATTACGTTCATCGTGATTTTAAGAATGAAGAA GACAATTTTCAGTATGATTCTAGCAAGCTTGTGTTTGTCAGATTTTCTGTCTGCACTTGATAGTCCGTTTGTGATTTACCGAAGCACGTTTGGATATCGATATTACGAAGCATCAGAGGCTGTCTGCAAA ATAGCACAAGCAGTTGATTTCTGGACTACTATTTTAACAATTCAACATATTCTCATATTTGCAATACTCAGGCTTATTTCAGTTTCGAATCCACATAAATTCAGAAAAGTTAATACAAAACATGCGACG TTTATTGTCGCTTTCATATGGATTGAAACTCTGCTTGTTGGATTTGTATGTTTTGTTTTGTGGCCTGGAGTACACATGCCACCAGCTCATGCATTTGGAGGAAGGTCTTGTAGAATGCAAAGGAAATG GGTACCGATGGCGATGATCTATTCAATCTACATTTTTCCGATACTTCTATATCTACCAAtgcttcttgttgttgttgtttgcgTTATTTTATGCATAGTAATATTGAGAAAACGATTCAAGCCTAGTGGAG AAAATTTCTCAATTACTCATCGGCGAAGTGCTAATACCgagaagaaagaaaattatgcTTTGCTACAACTAACCTTGATCGttgcttcatttttatttggATACATTCCTGATATAT CTTACAGAGCGACAGCAATCATTTCTAAGAGCAGAAAAGCTCCTCTGACACCGAGGGTTGAGTGGTTGTATTCAGTAATTGCACATTGTCTTCTCAGGATATCGGAGTGTTTGAATCCCATATTCTATAACTTGGGATCAAG cagTAAAATGCGACGTGCTACGTTCGCGTTTCTACGCAAGTGTGCTCACTTGACACCGACTGTCGGATCAAGATCATCAAAATCAATATCCTCCAGTAGAAGCGGTAATCCGTCCACTCCACAATTAGCGACGACTAGGATATAA
- the LOC120329485 gene encoding lactadherin-like, protein MRSIWLGTFVFLCQSLSSCFATNDEACMSVMRQLVGDQTKGNMDKVNPVGCNKCESRPGKRGPLGPPGDRGPKGLKGDEGSCVCDLSEVERLKQRLSRQEEILQRVGRLVKGVCYVGISSGLVPISSITASSTHPHCPLVNIPLNSRISWCSLASRSGEWVQVDLQKPRPITGVVTQGRYRHSQYVKSYKVQYGNSVSALRTYQENGSEKIFKANSNVDTPVENRFEEAIVARYIRIYPVEYYLHMSLRLELLDC, encoded by the exons atgagATCTATTTGGTTGGGAACGTTCGTATTCCTCTGCCAATCATTGTCATCTTGCTTTGCGACTAACGATGAGGCGTGCATGTCCGTAATGCGACAGTTGGTCGGAGACCAAACAAAAGGAAATATGGACAAAGTAAACCCAGTTGGGTGCAACAAATGCGAGTCTAGGCCCGGTAAGCGAGGTCCTTTGGGACCTCCTGGAGACCGTGGGCCAAAAGGTTTGAAAGGAGACGAGGGTTCTTGCGTATGTGACCTGAGTGAGGTGGAAAGACTAAAGCAGCGATTAAGCAGACAAGAAG AAATTTTACAAAGAGTTGGACGTCTTGTAAAAG GTGTTTGTTACGTTGGAATCTCTTCAGGTCTTGTGCCGATATCTTCGATTACAGCCTCATCTACACATCCTCATTGTCCCCTTGTCAACATACCGCTCAATTCTCGCATCTCATGGTGTTCGTTGGCGA GTCGATCTGGTGAATGGGTGCAAGTTGATCTTCAAAAACCTCGACCAATCACCGGTGTAGTTACACAAGGAAGATACAGGCACAGCCAGTATGTCAAGTCATATAAAGTACAATATGGAAATTCGGTCTCGGCTTTACGGACATACCAAGAAAATGGATCGGAAAAG ATTTTCAAAGCAAATAGCAATGTGGACACTCCTGTTGAAAATCGCTTTGAAGAAGCAATAGTGGCCAGATATATCAGGATTTATCCAGTTGAATACTACCTTCACATGAGCCTGAGACTTGAATTACTGGATTGCTGA
- the LOC120329476 gene encoding neuropeptide Y receptor type 1-like isoform X2 yields MSILVESQVNVTEHPIIMNSTVMNGTTTPYDYLVDQNKLFTFAGAVTVTTFLGILSLFGMFANLITFIVILRMKKTIFSMILASLCLSDFLSALDSPFVIYRSTFGYRYYEASEAVCKIAQAVDFWTTILTIQHILIFAILRLISVSNPHKFRKVNTKHATFIVAFIWIETLLVGFVCFVLWPGVHMPPAHAFGGRSCRMQRKWVPMAMIYSIYIFPILLYLPMLLVVVVCVILCIVILRKRFKPSGENFSITHRRSANTEKKENYALLQLTLIVASFLFGYIPDISYRATAIISKSRKAPLTPRVEWLYSVIAHCLLRISECLNPIFYNLGSSKMRRATFAFLRKCAHLTPTVGSRSSKSISSSRSGNPSTPQLATTRI; encoded by the exons agACCAGAACAAGCTCTTCACATTTGCTGGTGCAGTAACAGTTACAACTTTTCTAGGAATTCTTTCCTTATTTGGGATGTTCGCGAATCTTATTACGTTCATCGTGATTTTAAGAATGAAGAA GACAATTTTCAGTATGATTCTAGCAAGCTTGTGTTTGTCAGATTTTCTGTCTGCACTTGATAGTCCGTTTGTGATTTACCGAAGCACGTTTGGATATCGATATTACGAAGCATCAGAGGCTGTCTGCAAA ATAGCACAAGCAGTTGATTTCTGGACTACTATTTTAACAATTCAACATATTCTCATATTTGCAATACTCAGGCTTATTTCAGTTTCGAATCCACATAAATTCAGAAAAGTTAATACAAAACATGCGACG TTTATTGTCGCTTTCATATGGATTGAAACTCTGCTTGTTGGATTTGTATGTTTTGTTTTGTGGCCTGGAGTACACATGCCACCAGCTCATGCATTTGGAGGAAGGTCTTGTAGAATGCAAAGGAAATG GGTACCGATGGCGATGATCTATTCAATCTACATTTTTCCGATACTTCTATATCTACCAAtgcttcttgttgttgttgtttgcgTTATTTTATGCATAGTAATATTGAGAAAACGATTCAAGCCTAGTGGAG AAAATTTCTCAATTACTCATCGGCGAAGTGCTAATACCgagaagaaagaaaattatgcTTTGCTACAACTAACCTTGATCGttgcttcatttttatttggATACATTCCTGATATAT CTTACAGAGCGACAGCAATCATTTCTAAGAGCAGAAAAGCTCCTCTGACACCGAGGGTTGAGTGGTTGTATTCAGTAATTGCACATTGTCTTCTCAGGATATCGGAGTGTTTGAATCCCATATTCTATAACTTGGGATCAAG TAAAATGCGACGTGCTACGTTCGCGTTTCTACGCAAGTGTGCTCACTTGACACCGACTGTCGGATCAAGATCATCAAAATCAATATCCTCCAGTAGAAGCGGTAATCCGTCCACTCCACAATTAGCGACGACTAGGATATAA
- the LOC120329476 gene encoding uncharacterized protein LOC120329476 isoform X3, whose product MFANLITFIVILRMKKTIFSMILASLCLSDFLSALDSPFVIYRSTFGYRYYEASEAVCKIAQAVDFWTTILTIQHILIFAILRLISVSNPHKFRKVNTKHATFIVAFIWIETLLVGFVCFVLWPGVHMPPAHAFGGRSCRMQRKWVPMAMIYSIYIFPILLYLPMLLVVVVCVILCIVILRKRFKPSGENFSITHRRSANTEKKENYALLQLTLIVASFLFGYIPDISYRATAIISKSRKAPLTPRVEWLYSVIAHCLLRISECLNPIFYNLGSSSKMRRATFAFLRKCAHLTPTVGSRSSKSISSSRSGNPSTPQLATTRI is encoded by the exons ATGTTCGCGAATCTTATTACGTTCATCGTGATTTTAAGAATGAAGAA GACAATTTTCAGTATGATTCTAGCAAGCTTGTGTTTGTCAGATTTTCTGTCTGCACTTGATAGTCCGTTTGTGATTTACCGAAGCACGTTTGGATATCGATATTACGAAGCATCAGAGGCTGTCTGCAAA ATAGCACAAGCAGTTGATTTCTGGACTACTATTTTAACAATTCAACATATTCTCATATTTGCAATACTCAGGCTTATTTCAGTTTCGAATCCACATAAATTCAGAAAAGTTAATACAAAACATGCGACG TTTATTGTCGCTTTCATATGGATTGAAACTCTGCTTGTTGGATTTGTATGTTTTGTTTTGTGGCCTGGAGTACACATGCCACCAGCTCATGCATTTGGAGGAAGGTCTTGTAGAATGCAAAGGAAATG GGTACCGATGGCGATGATCTATTCAATCTACATTTTTCCGATACTTCTATATCTACCAAtgcttcttgttgttgttgtttgcgTTATTTTATGCATAGTAATATTGAGAAAACGATTCAAGCCTAGTGGAG AAAATTTCTCAATTACTCATCGGCGAAGTGCTAATACCgagaagaaagaaaattatgcTTTGCTACAACTAACCTTGATCGttgcttcatttttatttggATACATTCCTGATATAT CTTACAGAGCGACAGCAATCATTTCTAAGAGCAGAAAAGCTCCTCTGACACCGAGGGTTGAGTGGTTGTATTCAGTAATTGCACATTGTCTTCTCAGGATATCGGAGTGTTTGAATCCCATATTCTATAACTTGGGATCAAG cagTAAAATGCGACGTGCTACGTTCGCGTTTCTACGCAAGTGTGCTCACTTGACACCGACTGTCGGATCAAGATCATCAAAATCAATATCCTCCAGTAGAAGCGGTAATCCGTCCACTCCACAATTAGCGACGACTAGGATATAA